One Paenisporosarcina sp. FSL H8-0542 genomic region harbors:
- the secA gene encoding preprotein translocase subunit SecA: MLGVLNKVFDLNKRDLKRLEKVADQVEAFAKDMEALTDDQLRAKTDEFKGRLESGSDLSEIQAEAFAVVREAAKRVLGMYPFRVQIMGAAALHEGNISEMKTGEGKTLTSTMAVYLNAITGKGVHVVTVNEYLASRDAAEMGQLYNFLGLTVGLNLNSLNKDEKREAYAADITYSTNNELGFDYLRDNMVLYKEEHVQRPLYYAVIDEVDSILIDEARTPLIISGQAAKSAQLYQQSNALVRVLRKEEDFSYDESTKGVVLTEAGIEKVEKAFGIDNLFDLTHVRLNHAINQSLKAHASMHNDVDYVVQEGNVVIVDSFTGRLMKGRRYSDGLHQAIEAKEGLEIQNESMTMATITFQNYFRMYEKLSGMTGTAKTEEEEFRNIYNMNVIAIPTNRVIGRDDRADLIYASMEGKYKAVAEDIAQRHKAGQPVLVGTVAIETSEIISNLLTKHGIRHNVLNAKNHEREAEIITTAGHKGSVTIATNMAGRGTDIKLGEGVIEVGGLAVIGTERHESRRIDNQLRGRSGRQGDPGVTQFYLSMEDDLMRRFGSDNMRAMMSRLGMDDSQPIQSKMVTRAVESAQKRVEGNNFDARKRLLQYDDVLRQQREIIYKERLEVLETDNMRGLVETMIDEVIERSVAAHTASDKHEDWNYKGLEDTIQANLLSEGAITREQLEGKSADEITEFIKAEVYKRYDEKEEEMSPERMREFEKVVLLRSIDSKWIDHIDAMDQLRQGIHLRAYGQIDPLREYQNEGFAMFEAMVESVQDDVAKYAMKAEIRNNLEREEVAKGQAVNPKEEGGSVKKKPVRTEASVGRNEMCPCGSGKKFKNCHGAVER; this comes from the coding sequence ATGCTTGGAGTATTAAATAAAGTATTTGACTTAAATAAGCGTGATTTAAAAAGATTAGAAAAAGTTGCCGATCAAGTAGAGGCGTTTGCAAAAGACATGGAAGCATTAACTGATGATCAGTTACGTGCTAAGACTGATGAATTTAAAGGGCGATTGGAAAGTGGTTCCGATTTATCGGAAATTCAAGCGGAGGCATTCGCAGTAGTTCGGGAAGCAGCCAAACGAGTTCTTGGTATGTATCCTTTCCGCGTTCAAATTATGGGTGCGGCTGCACTTCATGAAGGCAATATTTCAGAGATGAAAACCGGTGAAGGGAAGACGTTGACGTCCACTATGGCTGTTTATTTAAATGCCATCACTGGAAAAGGAGTTCATGTGGTTACGGTCAATGAGTACTTGGCAAGCCGTGATGCTGCCGAAATGGGTCAGTTGTATAATTTCTTAGGATTAACTGTTGGATTGAATTTAAACAGTTTGAATAAGGACGAGAAACGTGAAGCGTATGCAGCTGATATTACGTATTCAACAAACAACGAACTTGGATTCGACTACTTACGTGACAATATGGTGTTGTACAAAGAAGAACATGTTCAGCGACCACTCTATTATGCAGTAATCGATGAAGTCGATTCCATTTTAATTGATGAAGCACGGACGCCATTGATTATTTCAGGACAAGCAGCAAAATCTGCTCAACTTTACCAACAATCAAATGCTCTTGTCCGTGTACTTCGTAAGGAAGAAGACTTTTCATATGATGAGTCGACTAAAGGTGTCGTATTAACAGAGGCAGGAATTGAAAAGGTTGAAAAAGCGTTTGGAATCGACAATTTATTCGATTTAACACATGTTCGCTTAAACCATGCCATTAACCAGTCCTTGAAGGCACATGCAAGTATGCATAACGATGTTGATTATGTGGTTCAAGAAGGCAACGTCGTAATTGTTGACTCCTTTACAGGACGTCTGATGAAAGGTCGCCGTTATTCGGATGGACTTCATCAAGCGATTGAAGCGAAAGAAGGCCTTGAGATTCAAAATGAATCGATGACCATGGCAACCATTACATTCCAGAACTATTTCCGTATGTACGAAAAACTTTCTGGGATGACGGGTACAGCCAAAACCGAAGAAGAAGAATTCCGCAATATATACAATATGAATGTCATTGCCATTCCAACGAATCGTGTCATTGGACGTGATGATCGTGCTGATTTAATTTACGCTTCAATGGAAGGTAAATATAAAGCCGTAGCGGAAGATATTGCACAACGACACAAAGCTGGTCAACCAGTTCTTGTTGGTACAGTGGCTATCGAAACTTCTGAAATTATTTCGAACTTGTTGACAAAACATGGCATTCGCCACAATGTACTGAATGCGAAAAATCATGAACGTGAAGCTGAAATCATCACAACTGCTGGCCATAAAGGATCTGTAACGATTGCTACGAACATGGCTGGACGTGGAACAGACATCAAACTTGGTGAAGGTGTCATCGAAGTTGGTGGATTAGCTGTCATAGGTACAGAACGACATGAATCCCGTCGTATTGACAATCAGCTTCGTGGACGCTCAGGACGCCAAGGCGATCCTGGTGTGACTCAGTTCTATTTATCAATGGAAGATGATTTGATGCGCCGTTTCGGTTCGGATAATATGCGTGCTATGATGTCTCGATTGGGTATGGATGATTCTCAGCCAATCCAGTCGAAAATGGTGACACGTGCGGTTGAATCAGCACAAAAACGTGTCGAAGGAAATAACTTTGATGCACGTAAACGATTGCTTCAATATGATGATGTTTTACGTCAACAACGTGAAATCATTTATAAAGAACGTTTGGAAGTGCTGGAAACCGATAACATGCGTGGATTGGTAGAAACGATGATCGACGAAGTTATTGAACGATCAGTTGCAGCTCATACTGCTTCAGACAAGCACGAAGATTGGAACTATAAAGGTCTGGAAGATACAATTCAAGCAAATTTACTATCTGAAGGTGCCATAACTCGTGAGCAGTTGGAAGGTAAATCTGCGGACGAAATCACAGAATTTATTAAAGCGGAAGTTTACAAACGCTATGATGAAAAAGAAGAGGAAATGTCTCCTGAACGTATGCGTGAATTTGAAAAAGTTGTCCTGTTGCGTTCAATTGATTCAAAATGGATTGATCACATTGATGCGATGGATCAACTGCGCCAAGGAATTCACTTGCGTGCTTACGGACAAATCGATCCACTTCGTGAGTATCAAAACGAAGGATTTGCGATGTTCGAAGCGATGGTTGAGTCTGTACAGGATGATGTTGCGAAATATGCTATGAAGGCAGAAATACGCAATAACCTGGAACGTGAAGAAGTAGCGAAGGGCCAAGCTGTTAATCCGAAAGAAGAAGGCGGATCTGTCAAGAAAAAGCCAGTTCGTACAGAAGCTTCAGTAGGAAGAAATGAAATGTGCCCATGCGGCAGTGGCAAGAAATTCAAAAATTGCCATGGTGCTGTTGAAAGATAA
- a CDS encoding EAL domain-containing protein produces the protein MKKSRFWKRLGFRGKVLFAMSAIVIPILFVMASFSYNYSKNLFESQMEEELALENELVVQQIYTLLSSKSEITKQLGELEDVRELMESSIERENVEESNTYQQANQLMTRVQENTDGVGLVWMAFLEQNFLIADNGYVTDAAYDIHKRPWIKKANEAEGLSYSDLYVDYTTKELTVSVIYPVESEGRRLGYFGLDMHLDTIPKLIDPYETKENKHILLTETGQTLFDSDNINSEFENISLAENVFELVKTSKGNFYVQTREIDSTGWQLISYAPEKTVTQPLAGFGQIIGLSWIIAAILILITLSWLLRSMLKDLPTIVKHVRQMEQGNLVAKMGIKSKDEIGEIAQSIEQMGNLLNLQVQEIDYQARFDSLTNLPNRFSIERELAGWIEELTDSDQMITVAFIDLDHFKQINDSKGHAYGDSLLVQVAHRIKDLLPENSCFGRFSGDEFIVLLHSKKDKFPGVRATLTAIHTSFAKAFYLNEQAFFVTSSIGVSLYPTDAQSCEQLLINADTALYKAKAVGRNRVLYFNYEMKEAFEKQHMMEQGLREAIKYNQLSLVYQPQFNLKTGNTESLEALLRWRHPEWGMISPAEFIPVAEESGKIQEIGDWVLETAIREIKSIHMEYPHVSSVAINVSTIQLRETTFIHLLKSLLNKYHVDPGLIEIEITESIFIEGGEEVLETLEKIREMGISIALDDFGTGYSSLNYLRILPINRVKIDRSFVQKMENDSRVQAIIKSVIDLSHDLGFNVVAEGVETQKQLFLIKALNADVIQGFYGSKPLNWTQLHDFLKDRQTL, from the coding sequence ATGAAGAAAAGTCGATTTTGGAAAAGACTTGGATTTCGTGGGAAAGTGTTATTTGCCATGAGTGCAATTGTCATCCCAATCCTCTTTGTGATGGCTTCTTTTTCATACAATTATTCAAAAAACTTATTTGAATCACAAATGGAAGAAGAATTGGCCCTTGAAAACGAATTGGTGGTTCAGCAAATCTACACGTTGTTAAGTAGTAAAAGTGAAATTACAAAACAACTTGGAGAACTTGAAGATGTACGGGAACTTATGGAATCTTCAATTGAACGGGAAAATGTAGAGGAGTCAAATACATATCAGCAAGCAAATCAGCTTATGACAAGAGTACAAGAAAATACAGATGGTGTTGGTTTAGTATGGATGGCCTTTCTCGAGCAGAATTTTTTAATTGCAGATAATGGATACGTTACCGATGCCGCTTATGATATACATAAACGACCGTGGATTAAAAAAGCGAATGAAGCAGAAGGCTTATCATACTCAGATCTTTATGTCGATTACACAACTAAGGAATTAACCGTGAGTGTCATTTATCCAGTCGAATCAGAGGGCAGACGTCTCGGTTATTTTGGTTTGGACATGCACCTGGATACGATTCCTAAATTGATAGATCCATATGAAACAAAGGAAAACAAGCATATTTTATTGACAGAGACAGGGCAAACATTATTTGACTCTGACAACATTAATAGTGAATTCGAAAACATTTCACTCGCTGAAAATGTATTCGAGTTAGTTAAAACATCAAAAGGAAACTTTTATGTACAAACACGAGAAATTGATAGTACTGGTTGGCAATTGATTAGTTATGCACCCGAAAAAACAGTTACCCAACCACTTGCAGGTTTTGGACAAATCATCGGTTTATCATGGATCATCGCAGCAATTCTTATTTTAATCACCTTATCCTGGTTGCTTCGCTCCATGTTAAAAGACTTACCGACCATTGTGAAGCATGTCCGTCAAATGGAACAAGGGAATTTAGTCGCTAAGATGGGAATCAAAAGTAAGGACGAAATTGGTGAAATTGCACAATCTATCGAGCAGATGGGCAATTTGCTAAACCTACAAGTACAAGAAATTGACTATCAGGCAAGATTTGACTCATTAACGAACTTGCCAAACCGTTTTTCGATTGAACGTGAACTTGCCGGATGGATCGAAGAATTAACCGATTCCGATCAAATGATAACTGTGGCATTTATTGACCTTGATCATTTTAAACAAATCAATGATTCGAAAGGACATGCTTACGGGGATTCGCTATTAGTACAAGTAGCACATCGGATAAAAGACTTATTGCCAGAAAACAGCTGCTTTGGTCGCTTCAGTGGGGATGAATTCATTGTCTTGCTACATTCCAAAAAAGACAAATTCCCGGGTGTCCGAGCAACCCTTACTGCAATACATACTTCATTCGCAAAAGCATTTTATTTGAATGAACAAGCGTTTTTTGTGACTTCTTCCATAGGAGTTTCACTTTATCCCACGGATGCTCAATCATGTGAGCAATTACTAATCAATGCAGATACCGCACTTTATAAAGCAAAAGCAGTAGGAAGAAACAGAGTCCTCTATTTCAATTATGAAATGAAGGAAGCATTCGAAAAACAGCATATGATGGAGCAAGGTTTACGTGAGGCCATCAAGTACAATCAACTTTCACTCGTTTACCAACCACAGTTCAACCTAAAAACAGGCAATACCGAAAGTCTGGAAGCATTGCTGCGGTGGCGACATCCAGAATGGGGAATGATTTCTCCTGCCGAGTTTATTCCCGTGGCGGAAGAGTCTGGGAAAATTCAGGAGATAGGTGATTGGGTACTTGAAACAGCCATTCGCGAAATTAAGAGTATTCATATGGAATACCCACATGTGTCGTCTGTAGCGATCAATGTCAGTACGATTCAACTACGGGAAACAACCTTCATTCATCTCTTGAAATCGTTGTTGAATAAATATCATGTAGATCCTGGCCTCATCGAAATCGAGATAACTGAGTCCATCTTTATTGAGGGTGGAGAAGAAGTGTTGGAAACGCTCGAAAAAATTCGAGAAATGGGCATTTCCATTGCGCTTGATGATTTCGGAACAGGTTATTCCTCATTAAATTATTTGCGTATTTTACCGATAAACCGTGTGAAAATTGACCGTTCATTTGTTCAGAAAATGGAGAATGATTCGCGTGTGCAGGCGATTATTAAGTCCGTCATTGACTTGTCCCACGATTTAGGATTCAACGTAGTTGCAGAAGGGGTGGAAACACAAAAACAGCTCTTCTTAATAAAGGCTTTGAATGCAGATGTCATTCAAGGGTTTTATGGCAGCAAACCTTTGAACTGGACACAACTGCATGATTTTCTAAAAGATAGACAAACACTGTAG
- the prfB gene encoding peptide chain release factor 2 (programmed frameshift): MELSDVRNELDRTASKLSDFRGSLDLENKEARIAELDENMSMPDFWNDQQAAQVVIGEANGLKEIVNEYNELLDTQENLEMTLELLREEPDEELQEELSSEMKEFTAKLGDFELQLLLSEPYDKNNAILELHPGAGGTESQDWGSMLLRMYTRWGEKRGFKVETLDYLPGDEAGIKSVTLGFKGHNAYGYLKAEKGVHRLVRISPFDSSGRRHTSFVSCEVMPEFNDEIEIDIRTEDLKIDTYRASGAGGQHINTTDSAVRITHLPTGAVVTCQQERSQIKNREKAMTMLKAKLYQLKIEEQEAQMLEIRGEQKEIGWGSQIRSYVFHPYSMVKDHRTNAESGNVQGVMDGDIDLFINSYLRSKMN, from the exons ATGGAATTATCAGATGTACGTAATGAATTAGACAGAACAGCTTCAAAATTATCCGACTTTAGGGGGTCTCTT GACTTAGAAAACAAAGAGGCAAGAATTGCTGAGTTGGATGAAAATATGTCGATGCCTGACTTTTGGAATGATCAACAAGCAGCGCAAGTGGTCATTGGTGAAGCAAATGGATTAAAAGAAATTGTGAACGAATATAACGAATTGCTTGATACCCAGGAAAACTTAGAAATGACATTGGAATTGTTACGCGAAGAACCTGACGAGGAATTACAAGAAGAACTCAGCAGTGAGATGAAAGAGTTTACTGCGAAATTGGGCGATTTTGAACTGCAATTATTACTGAGCGAACCGTATGACAAAAACAATGCCATTCTTGAACTTCATCCTGGAGCAGGAGGAACGGAGTCTCAGGATTGGGGCTCCATGCTACTGCGCATGTATACACGTTGGGGCGAGAAGCGTGGCTTCAAAGTGGAGACACTCGATTATTTACCTGGTGACGAAGCTGGAATTAAGTCCGTCACACTAGGCTTTAAAGGCCACAATGCATACGGCTATTTGAAAGCTGAAAAAGGGGTTCATCGTTTAGTACGAATTTCTCCTTTCGATTCTTCTGGCCGACGTCATACTTCTTTCGTATCCTGTGAAGTTATGCCTGAATTTAATGATGAAATCGAAATTGACATTCGTACGGAAGATTTGAAAATCGATACGTACCGTGCCAGTGGTGCAGGTGGTCAGCATATCAATACGACTGACTCCGCTGTCCGTATCACTCATTTACCTACAGGTGCAGTCGTTACGTGTCAACAAGAACGTTCTCAAATCAAGAACCGTGAAAAAGCAATGACGATGTTAAAAGCGAAATTGTATCAATTGAAAATCGAAGAACAAGAAGCTCAGATGCTCGAAATTCGAGGGGAGCAAAAGGAAATCGGTTGGGGATCTCAAATTCGTTCATATGTCTTCCATCCTTATTCAATGGTAAAAGATCACCGTACAAATGCTGAAAGTGGCAATGTGCAAGGTGTAATGGACGGCGATATCGATTTGTTCATCAATTCCTACTTGCGATCAAAAATGAATTAA
- the raiA gene encoding ribosome-associated translation inhibitor RaiA, protein MLNFNIRGENVEVTPAIREHVESKINKVERYFNEDLQANANVNLKVYNDSQTKVEVTIPLKSLTLRAEERHNDMYAAVDLIVDKLERQIRKYKTKVNRKFREREGVGAYFANVVSPEQAAYQDESEEELHIVRTKQFELKPMDQEEAVLQMDMLGHNFYVFTDAESNGTNIVYKRRDGKYGLIETN, encoded by the coding sequence ATGTTAAATTTTAATATCCGTGGTGAAAACGTCGAGGTAACTCCTGCGATTCGTGAGCACGTTGAAAGCAAAATCAATAAGGTAGAGCGCTATTTCAACGAAGATCTCCAAGCGAACGCAAATGTCAATTTAAAAGTGTATAACGACAGTCAAACGAAAGTGGAAGTAACAATTCCTTTGAAGAGTTTAACGCTTCGAGCTGAAGAACGTCACAATGATATGTATGCAGCGGTCGATTTAATCGTCGATAAACTTGAGCGTCAAATTCGTAAATATAAAACGAAAGTAAACCGTAAGTTCCGTGAACGTGAAGGAGTAGGTGCATACTTCGCAAACGTTGTTTCTCCTGAGCAAGCGGCATATCAGGACGAGAGTGAAGAAGAATTACACATCGTCCGTACAAAACAATTTGAATTGAAACCAATGGATCAGGAAGAAGCGGTTCTTCAAATGGATATGCTTGGACATAATTTTTACGTATTCACTGATGCAGAATCTAATGGAACAAATATCGTCTACAAGCGTAGAGACGGTAAGTATGGTTTAATCGAAACAAATTAA
- a CDS encoding response regulator transcription factor — translation MTKIVIIDDHQLFREGVKRILDFEDSFDVIAEGDDGSDALNLYEQYAPEVILMDINMPRKNGVEATGELMAKYPEAKVIMLSIHDDESYVTHALKTGALGYMLKEMDADAIVQAIKVVAAGGSYLHPKVTRNLVAEFRRLSERENKGTFHQSEIRRPFHLLTKRECEVLQLLTDGQSNRMIGETLFISEKTVKNHVSSILQKMNVNDRTQAVVTAIKNGWVEVR, via the coding sequence ATGACGAAAATTGTAATTATAGACGATCACCAATTATTCCGTGAAGGGGTAAAACGAATTCTAGACTTTGAAGATTCATTTGATGTAATTGCTGAAGGCGATGATGGAAGCGACGCTTTAAATTTGTATGAGCAATATGCACCGGAAGTTATATTGATGGATATCAACATGCCACGTAAAAATGGAGTAGAAGCAACAGGTGAGCTAATGGCGAAATATCCAGAAGCCAAAGTAATCATGTTATCTATCCACGACGATGAATCTTACGTTACGCACGCTCTGAAAACAGGTGCTCTTGGGTACATGTTGAAAGAAATGGATGCTGACGCAATTGTACAAGCCATTAAAGTGGTTGCAGCAGGTGGATCTTACTTACATCCAAAAGTAACACGTAATTTAGTGGCGGAATTCCGTCGTTTGAGTGAACGTGAAAATAAAGGAACGTTCCACCAATCCGAAATTCGACGTCCTTTCCATTTACTAACAAAACGTGAATGTGAAGTTCTTCAATTATTAACAGATGGCCAAAGTAACCGCATGATCGGTGAAACATTGTTCATCTCTGAAAAAACAGTGAAAAATCACGTCTCTAGCATTCTTCAAAAAATGAATGTAAACGACCGTACACAAGCCGTCGTAACAGCTATTAAAAATGGCTGGGTTGAAGTACGCTAA
- a CDS encoding ComF family protein has product MTCLLCSTPFLESASWQKLFFLKQSDVLCHGCRAKFEKVQNNQIENEWSGTIYEGALDTVRSIYTYNDWMKHVFQQYKFQLDVELATIFAEDFKPLRNVQKLIVPIPLHPEKLQERTFSQVDQLLMAAHVPYTHVLDKTVNRSQVGKTRKDRMSSELIFSVSKSVQNQHIILVDDLYTTGTTLHHAAFVLKKAGAESVDAITLIRA; this is encoded by the coding sequence ATGACGTGTTTACTCTGTTCAACACCATTTTTAGAAAGTGCTTCTTGGCAAAAACTATTCTTCTTAAAACAATCGGACGTTCTTTGTCATGGTTGCAGAGCAAAATTTGAAAAAGTACAAAATAATCAGATTGAAAATGAATGGTCGGGGACAATATATGAAGGTGCACTGGATACCGTCAGATCCATATACACTTACAATGACTGGATGAAGCATGTGTTTCAACAATACAAATTCCAGTTGGACGTGGAGCTGGCAACGATTTTTGCTGAAGATTTCAAACCGTTAAGAAATGTTCAGAAGTTGATAGTCCCTATTCCTCTACATCCGGAAAAGTTACAGGAGAGAACCTTTTCACAAGTGGATCAATTGCTCATGGCTGCACATGTTCCTTATACGCATGTGTTGGACAAAACTGTAAATCGTTCACAAGTCGGAAAAACAAGAAAAGATCGGATGTCCTCCGAATTAATTTTTTCCGTGTCCAAGAGTGTTCAAAATCAACACATTATATTGGTCGACGATTTATATACAACAGGCACCACACTGCATCATGCCGCATTTGTTTTGAAAAAAGCGGGGGCTGAATCAGTAGATGCAATTACATTGATTCGAGCATGA
- a CDS encoding nuclear transport factor 2 family protein — protein sequence MKFKYMMVLALISILLSACASEEDRGGAGSVSDGETSSENNALEHGVKNQDQEQSDVGFEMSGSDIEEAQDVPADEKKAILAAFDTYMTSFNNEDFETYMSVIAKEPEGFDYKEEEEMIKKTFKEYKVKRTAEDVTVIKYDKSQAQVFASLAISLEQESTGAKLDRTGRQVTVFAKEDGNWRVSSVYFIGDVAE from the coding sequence ATGAAATTCAAATATATGATGGTGTTAGCGCTAATTTCAATATTACTGTCTGCTTGTGCAAGTGAAGAAGACCGAGGCGGTGCAGGTTCCGTTTCCGATGGGGAAACTTCAAGTGAAAATAACGCATTAGAACATGGTGTGAAGAATCAGGATCAGGAACAATCTGATGTTGGCTTTGAGATGTCGGGTTCTGATATTGAAGAGGCACAAGATGTGCCAGCAGATGAAAAGAAGGCAATATTGGCTGCGTTTGACACCTATATGACTTCTTTTAATAACGAAGACTTTGAGACGTATATGTCTGTCATCGCTAAAGAACCTGAAGGGTTTGATTACAAGGAAGAAGAAGAGATGATTAAAAAAACGTTTAAAGAATATAAAGTTAAACGGACAGCTGAAGATGTGACAGTCATTAAGTATGACAAAAGCCAAGCACAGGTCTTTGCGTCACTTGCAATCTCGCTTGAACAGGAGTCAACAGGTGCTAAACTTGACCGAACAGGTCGACAAGTAACCGTTTTTGCCAAAGAGGATGGAAACTGGCGTGTCAGCAGTGTCTACTTCATCGGTGATGTAGCGGAATAA
- a CDS encoding nuclease-related domain-containing protein, whose amino-acid sequence MRAGYSGETYVDNFLKNIDFPCPYVIFKDINVQTSANTKAQFDTLIITPKFVCILEIKALKGRISFHKTPAQLVKEVDGVKTSMKCPEEQLKRHERRLVKWLNTNQIYLPIRSAIVFAFSSTLVDLPPRYSNIVMGCDVGSYIEDLFDLPPALTEKEFNSLIDSLQQAKTNYSPTPLVNTVPILDSEIVKGLLCPQCSMNIGSLYKCPTCKITRKVIIANALEDWFYLMKSTITTRECLDFLQLRDKTSASHILNRAKLIPKNNGRYRFYKLFDDDYEGSFSIRAEALEKK is encoded by the coding sequence ATTCGTGCTGGGTACAGCGGTGAAACGTATGTGGACAATTTTTTAAAGAATATTGATTTCCCATGTCCATATGTCATCTTTAAAGACATTAATGTTCAAACTTCAGCAAACACAAAAGCCCAGTTTGATACATTAATCATTACACCAAAGTTTGTATGTATATTAGAAATAAAAGCATTGAAAGGTCGAATCTCTTTCCACAAGACTCCTGCCCAATTAGTCAAAGAAGTCGACGGAGTTAAAACTTCAATGAAATGTCCAGAGGAGCAACTGAAACGTCATGAAAGAAGATTGGTTAAATGGTTGAATACAAATCAAATATATCTACCCATACGAAGTGCTATTGTTTTCGCATTTTCTAGCACCCTTGTAGATTTGCCCCCTAGGTATTCCAACATAGTGATGGGCTGTGATGTCGGTTCTTATATTGAAGACCTATTTGATCTCCCTCCCGCACTTACAGAAAAAGAATTCAATTCATTAATCGACTCCCTGCAACAGGCTAAAACGAATTATTCCCCCACCCCACTAGTAAATACTGTCCCAATTCTAGATTCAGAGATTGTCAAAGGATTACTTTGCCCGCAATGCTCTATGAATATTGGCTCTCTTTATAAATGTCCTACCTGCAAAATTACGAGGAAAGTAATCATTGCGAATGCTCTCGAGGATTGGTTTTATCTAATGAAAAGCACTATTACTACAAGAGAATGTCTGGATTTTTTGCAACTAAGGGATAAAACATCTGCATCACATATTTTAAATAGAGCTAAATTGATACCTAAAAACAATGGTCGCTATAGATTTTATAAATTATTTGACGATGACTATGAGGGTTCTTTTTCAATTCGAGCTGAAGCGCTTGAAAAAAAATAG
- a CDS encoding DEAD/DEAH box helicase family protein: MKEIQTFLSGRLWLKEQTPFPLSDIEDLIEKGFITPHQGISSTHFSPLLKTNQHQCRRCGVNQLTSFHCAKCKGVCFYCRHCIRMGRVSSCTELITWTGPVIEQVQSHRFSWSGKLTSQQERASNELLASVRRNQSHLVHAVCGAGKTELLFPAVFDLLERGQRVCVATPRTDVVLELAPRFQQVFPQTVIHALYGGSPGYTDYAQLIIATTHQLYRFEEAFDVVFVDEADAFPYTVDKALQYAVQKAKKKEAVVHTITATPSDELLRQAVNKSVISVRFHGFPLPIPRFVGLWNYHKHIQKGKLPPKLKMWTLNCLNHSRPFLIFFPTIELMEKALPLFQLLHPEILSVHAEDNDRKDKVIKLRQKKVCGLLTTTILERGITIPNVQVAVVGADETIFTSSALIQIGGRVGRAIDYPDGDLVFFHHGISSAMDTAKATIEAHNKQGGYRQ; this comes from the coding sequence ATGAAAGAGATACAAACATTTTTAAGTGGCCGATTATGGTTGAAGGAACAAACCCCATTTCCTTTATCCGACATAGAAGATTTAATTGAAAAAGGATTTATTACCCCTCATCAAGGCATTTCATCAACTCATTTTTCACCATTACTAAAAACCAATCAACACCAATGTCGTCGTTGCGGAGTTAACCAATTGACCTCTTTCCACTGTGCAAAATGTAAAGGTGTTTGCTTTTATTGCAGGCATTGCATTCGTATGGGCAGAGTGAGCAGTTGCACGGAGTTGATAACATGGACTGGACCTGTGATTGAACAAGTCCAGTCACATCGGTTTTCATGGTCTGGCAAATTGACATCCCAACAAGAACGAGCTTCAAATGAATTGCTAGCCAGCGTCCGTCGAAATCAAAGTCATTTAGTTCATGCCGTATGCGGAGCTGGAAAAACGGAATTATTGTTTCCTGCTGTATTTGATTTGCTTGAGAGGGGACAACGTGTATGTGTGGCTACTCCAAGGACAGATGTTGTACTGGAGCTTGCGCCGAGATTCCAGCAAGTTTTTCCGCAAACAGTTATTCATGCTTTATATGGTGGCTCTCCGGGTTACACGGACTACGCACAGCTCATCATCGCAACAACACATCAACTTTACAGATTTGAAGAAGCTTTTGATGTCGTGTTTGTCGATGAAGCGGATGCTTTCCCATATACAGTGGATAAAGCTCTGCAATATGCAGTGCAAAAAGCGAAAAAGAAAGAAGCTGTTGTCCATACTATTACAGCTACACCATCTGATGAACTTTTAAGACAAGCTGTTAATAAATCGGTCATTTCTGTAAGGTTTCATGGTTTTCCTCTACCGATACCACGTTTTGTCGGGTTGTGGAATTATCATAAGCACATTCAGAAAGGTAAACTTCCCCCAAAATTAAAGATGTGGACTTTAAATTGCTTGAACCACTCCCGACCTTTTTTAATTTTCTTCCCTACTATTGAACTCATGGAAAAAGCTTTGCCCTTATTTCAGCTGTTGCATCCGGAAATTTTGTCAGTCCATGCAGAAGACAATGATAGAAAAGATAAGGTCATTAAATTGCGTCAGAAAAAAGTTTGTGGCTTGCTGACAACGACCATTTTGGAGCGAGGAATCACGATTCCTAATGTTCAAGTAGCAGTAGTAGGTGCTGATGAGACGATTTTTACGAGCAGTGCATTAATCCAAATAGGTGGGCGTGTCGGTCGAGCGATAGATTATCCTGATGGAGATCTGGTGTTTTTTCATCATGGAATTTCGTCTGCCATGGATACAGCCAAAGCTACTATAGAAGCTCACAATAAGCAGGGTGGATACAGGCAATGA